TTTTGATCGAACGGAGCCTCTCCAGTATCTGGGTAAACCGGGCTGGCGCAAGCATCAGGGGGTCGCCGCCCGAAAGAATAACTTCCGATATCTCCTTATCCTTTTCGAGATAGCGAAACGTCTCTTCCGACGATTCTTCCCATACGTGCCCCTTACCCACGGCTCTTTTCCTGTTGCAGAACCTGCAGTACATGGCGCACTCAGAACTCACGAGGAACACACCCCTTCGCGGATAGCGCTTCAAAAATGACGGGGTGAGCCCAATCGTGGACTCACCCAGAGGATCGGATACACCACCCACCTTTAATTCCCGGGCTGAAGGCACCGCCTGAAGACGTATGGGGCAGAGGGGATTTTCCTTGTCCATCAGGGAAGCGTAAAAAAAGGGGATCCTGAAGGGATAGACCCCCGCTACAGTGCTGATACCGATCTGTTCTGATTCGCGCAGGGGTAGTATTCTTGAGAGTTCTTGGACGGTAGAGATAAAAGAGGGGGTAACAGAATTACCCCCTTTTCTCTCGCCCAAACTACTGGACTGGTACGAAAGCGTCTCTTCTATTCTGGGCCCAGCATCCCTCGTTGTGCTCAGTGCAGACGGGCCTTTCCTTGCCGTAGCTGATGGTATCGAGCCTCTTGCCATCTACGCCGAGACCGGTGAGGTAATTCTTTGCGGCATCTGCCCTTTTCTGGCCGAGGGCCAGGTTATACTCAACGGTACCTCTTTCGTCACAATTGCCTTCTATTCTTACTTTAGTATTGGGATTAGCCTTCAGCCAATCAACATTCTTTTTAAGTATTTCCGCGTCGCCGGGCCTGATATTGTACTTGTCGAAGTCGAAGTAAATATTGGCCATTGGCGCTGGCGCAGCCGGCGCAGCCGGCGGGGGTGGCGGCGGTGGCGGCACCACGATTACTTCTTTCTTCTCCTCACCTACAACTTGCTGCTGCTCCGGTGGCTTAGGTGGGGGAGCCTCACCCTTCTGGGCCTGAATGAAGCATCCGCAACCTGCAAGAGAAAACGTCACAAAGACCGTCACCAACAGGAGCCCAAGAAATGTTTTCTTCATAAGAGTCCACCTCCTCATAATGTGGGGTATATCCGCTATCGCGGATATACCCCCCTGAATTGCTGCGATGTTACTTCTTTTCTGGAGCTGGTGCCGGAGCTGGAGCTTTCTCTGGCTCTGCCGGTTTCTCCGGTGCTGGAGCAGCTTTTTCCGGAGCAGGCGCAGGAGGAGGTGCTGGTTTTGCTTCCTCTTTTGCCGGCGGAGGCGCTGAAGGACCGCAACCGACCAGTGCAAATCCTGCAAAAAAGGTAATAGCTATACATAACACCAATAGCTTTTTCATTTCTTTCACCTCCTTTCTTTTGTAAGTTTTACTTCGGTGTTCCAAAACCTGTTATTCCATATACTATAAAACAATCATAGATGACAAGTAAATTAAAAATTTTTAACCAAAACCTCTTTCCTGATCTTTTCGGTATCCTCCAGCGAACAGAAACCACCGGCACCGTTGAGGGTTGAGGCAGTCCCGCATGCCACCCCCAATGTGACAGCCTCAATAAAGCTGGAACCCCGGCTAAGGGAATAGACAATACCCCCGACCAATGCATCCCCTGCCCCCATTGAACTCTTCACGCTCACCTTCGGAGGCACAACATGGTACCTTTCAGCTCTGGACACGGCCACCGCACCGCGCGCTCCCATCGACACAACGATGTGAGGAACCAGCTCGAGAACGCTGTCTATATTGTCCAATATGTCGTCCACCTCCCTGACATTTTTCTCCACGAGCCTGCCGAACTCGTGAATATTGGGTTTAATGAGAAAGGGCCTGGACTCAACACCGCGTTTCAGGGCCTCACCATCTGCATCCAGTATGGTTCGCACGTTCTTGCCTGCGAGAGCCGTTATAATTTGAGCATAAAAATTCTCGCTCACACCTGGTACAAGACTGCCACTCATCACTACAAAGCTGTCTTCCGGTATGTCGCGTACCTTATCGTGGAATAGACTCAATTCTATAGGAGACACCTGCGGGTCTGCTGTACTGAAAATGGTTCTAAGATTTTTTCTCGTTTGACGTATGGCAATGTTCGTCTTCGTCTCTCGGCTAAGCCTGACAAGCTCGCAGACGAGTCCTTCAGCCAATAACCTGCCTTCCACTTCAAACCCATTGTAACCCCCCGCCAGCCCTAACAGACAGCTCTGTCCACCAAGCCTCCTTATGACACGCGAAATATCGATTGCCTTTCCGCTTACGAGCCGTGTTTCTTCGATGATCGTATTCACGTCATCGTATAAGAGCTCGTCTATGTCGACAATCCTGTCCAGTGCGGGATTCAATACGATTGTATAGATCATGAATGCTCCGGAAGGCCTTGCAACACTATACCACAAGTGCAACCCACAGAAACGAGATAAGAGCAGCGAGCCGCCGGGAGCAAGCAGAAAATGTGAGCCATGACACACAGTGATGCTGATGCTATAATGATAAGATCGAATGCACCGATTATCTACCATTAAACAGGAGGGACTATGAAGCGTGCTGCTATTGCCTTATCTCTCATTGTGGGACTTGCCGCCCTTTCGGGGTGCGGCTACAATACCATGCAGGCGCAGGAAGAAGCGGTCTTTGCCGCCTGGGCGGATGTAGAGGCGGCCTATCAGAGGCGAGCAGACCTGATCCCCAATCTCGTAGAAGTCGTGAAGGGCTATGCAAAATACGAAGGCGACACGTTAACTGCAGTGACCGAAGCCCGCTCAAAGGTCGGCTCAATGAAAGTCTCCAAGGAGATGCTCAGCGACCCGCAGGCGTTCGATAGATTTCAGCAAGCTCAGGGACAGTTAGGCGGGGCTTTGTCCCGGCTTCTCGTTGTGGTTGAAAAGTACCCTGATCTCAAAGCAAACCAGTCGTTCCTTGACTTGCAAAACCAGCTGGAAGGTACTGAGAATCGCATAAACGTGGCGAGGGTACGCTACAACAAGGCGGTACAGGAATTCAATACAAGCATCAGGACATTCCCTAACTCGCTCACCAACTCCGTGCTGCTTCACCTTACGCGAAAGGAGCCCTTCAAAGCTGATGAGGGTGCGCGCGTGGCTCCGAAGGTGAAGTTCTAGGAACTCAAATTCGGACCCGACATGCGCCGACTGGTGCTCCTCATACTTCTGCTTCTGATACCTTGCAGCGCGGATGCGCTTGACGTACCGCCGCTCAGGGCCCATATCAATGATTATGCGCGGATGTTTTCCCCACAAACCGTCCAGGCGATGGAGAGGGCGCTGGCCGACTTCGAGGCCAGAGAGTCGACACAGATAGCGGTCCTTACCATACCCACACTTGCGGGTGAAAACCTGGAAGAGTTCTCAATAAAAGTCGCCGAGGCATGGAAGGTCGGCTGGAAGGGGCTCGACAGCGGCGTGATTCTCCTCATTGCCGAAAAGGAGCGTAAAATCCGGATCGAGGTCGGGAGGGGGTTGGAGGGGAGACTGACGGACCTCCTTTCCGGGAGGATCATAAGGAACGAGATTACACCGCATTTCAAGACGGGTGACTATGACGGAGGTTTGCGCGCCGGTCTTATCGCCATTATGTCAGCGGTGAAGGGCGAGTACGGCCCATTAACGCAGGACATCCACCACTCCAGGAGAAGTACGCCGCCCATCTTCGGCCTTCTGATTTTTCTTTTTGTTATCTTGATCTTTCTTGGATCGATGTCGCGGGTGCTCGGCGGAATAGCAGGGGCAGTGGGATTGCCGATAGTAGCCCACATCGCTTTTTCCGGGCTCTCCCTCATAATGCTTGCCGGGCTGGGGGCAGTAGGCCTTTTCGCCGGTTTAATTATGAGTCTGCTGTTTGCCGGAGGTTACAGCTCGGGCAGAGGAACTCGGGGCGGAGGCCCCTTTACCGGCGGCTTCTGGGGTGGAGGATTTGGCGAAGGCGCGGGGGGAGGCGGCTTCGGAGGAGGAGATAGCGGTGGCTTCTCGGGGGGCGGGGGGTCATTCGGCGGGGGAGGCTCCTCCGGCGACTGGTAATGCTAATTCGACTTCAAGCGCATATCTTCGTTGCCCTTCAGCCTGCTCTTGCTCGACGTACCATAGTACGCTTCCGCAGCCCAGGCTTCGGCGCGCCTCGGTCTACATCTCGAAGGCGAATTAGCACAACGCCGTTCGATCAGCAGACACCACGAATGTAACTTGGCATGACGTCGATCAATCCGCTACATCATGATTGTGAACCCAGAGCCGGCAAGACGTAGCCTGCATCGTGCCATGCCGGTTTAGATTCAAGAAGAGACGAGGCGCTCAAGCCGTGGCGAACGCAGGCGTACTGAAGTACGTCGAAGTGAGACAGGGCGCAGGCACCGAAGCCATGTTCGTGAATCTAAACCGGCATCAGCCGACGCGCATATGCTTGCGCACCCACTGCGGTACAGCCGACAGCTGATAGTAGTGGCCCATCGTGTGGTAACAGGTGGATGAACAGAAGGGACGGCACTTCTCTTTAAGCTTCTGAAGCTCCCCGTGATCGAAGTGCGGGTCCCAGATTCGTCCCCAGTCATGTTCGTAAGTAATCATATCAAAGCAAGGTGAAAGCGTGCCGTCAGGCCTGATTAAGCCGCCGTTCCTTCCGGCGCGGCAGTCCCATATCCGAAGGTGTCCCCGCATCCTATCCTTGAAGGCCTTCAGATGCTCAATCGAGTTAACCATCGGCCAACCCTCAAGCTGTTTTTGTGCCAGCCAGTCAAGGAGTTCATCCACCTCGTCATATTTGTCCGGTGTAACCCAGAGTTCGTTTTTCATGTGACTGTAATGCTCCAGGTCGACGAATCCGTGGGGCGGTTCATTCAGATGGTAGTCTGTGCCTATTTGATTCTGATGCGCAATTTCAGTGAGCATCCGTACGTCTTTGATATTCGTCCTGCAGATATTGATATTAAAGAATACCAAGTAGCCGTGTTCTTTCTGACGCTCGATCAGATACCTGAACTGCGGTTCGATGGCCAGCAAAGCTTTCGGCAAGCCTTTGCGGGGGGCCACACAATCCACCGCAAGATTGACCGCTGCCACGCCCGCCCGTCCCATCTCATCAATGAATTCTTCGTCCAGGAGATACCCGTTCGTCGGCAGATACATGAAGAAGCCGTTGTCCGACCCGTAACGGATGACCTCGAGGATAAATTCTTTGCGCAAAAGGGGCTCTCCCCCCATAAGCGGTATGACCCTGCACCCGATGGACTTGAGCCAGTCAATCGCACTCTTCGCGGTCTCAAGATCCATCCCTGCCTTGTGGTTGTCGAACTGAAAGCAATAATGGCAGTCGATGTTGCACTTCCATTCTGTGTACAGGTAGCAGAGTACGGGACGAAAATCGCCGTTGTGGATACGAGAGTTGAGGTACGGAATAACCCAGCGCCTAACCGCCCTCCCCCCATTCCGGACCTTATACGACAGTGTTAAAGCCATGCGCCACCTCACTTCTGGAAAGAAAGGTACGTTGGCCCCCCATTAAACAAACGGCTCTGGTGCGACGGCCCACTCTAAACCATTCGGTCTCCTCGTCGCGTCGGTCTGGATGGTGCACTTCAGCGTGATCTGCAGCATGGAGACACATAACGAGCCATCTGTGCTCTTTGTTAAAAAATTATAATCATGGATGGGATTCTTTCAAGGTTTGATCGGATGTATCATCTACCTGCCGGGGTGAAAGCCGTAACTCCTGCTCAAGAAACTGCTGAAGCTAGCCAGTGCTTTGCCTCTGTGGCTAACCCGGTTCTTTTCTTCGAGGCTCAGTTCGGCCAGGTACTTGCCTGATTCAGGGAGAAGGAAAATCGGATCAAATCCGAACCCGCCAGTTCCTTTTCTCTCATAGCCTATGCGTCCCCTCAGAGACCCATAAAACAAAAAACCTCTCCCTTCGGCGGGCATGTAAAAGGCGAGAACGGCTTTGAAGATAGCGCTCCTGTCTTGATCCTCAACCCCGCTTAACTCGCTCAAGAGCCTGTCGATTCTCTTATTATCTGTTACCGCGTAACGGGAAGAGTAGATTCCTGGCCTTCCGCCAAGCGCGTCAACCTCAAGCCCGGAATCGTCAGCAAGAGTGTCAATACCGAAGCGGTTTCCTATTTTCCGTGCTTTCTTCCAGGCATTTTCCGCATACGACGGCTGGTCCTCGACGACGTCACCCCTATCTTTGAGATCAGACAGCGAGTAAAAAGATACAAACTGCCCCTTAAGAGCCTCTGTTATCTCCCTGAACTTGCCCTGATTGCTTGTTGCGATAATGAGGTCGTGCATAATCAACACGGTGGACAGTTTACAGTAAAAATCATCCTAACCGGCAACCGTTAACTGTCAAGTGGCAACGGTCTTTTCATACCGGGAAGTGCGGCCCGAGGGCTATCTTTTGCAGTCTTGTGATCTCCACGATGCCTCTGTGGGCATAATCGTACATCACGTCAAAGAGTTCCTTTGAAAAGGGCGTCTTTTCAGCTGTCCCCTGCACCTCAACGAGCATGCCCTTGCCCGTCATAACAAAATTCATATCCACCTCTGCGCTCGAGTCTTCGTGGAATGCGAGATCGAGAAGGATTTCACCACCCACAAGGCCCACACTCACTGCAGCCACTGAATCCCGAAGAGGTATCTTGTCGATGATGCCTCTCTTCTTCATGTGCCAAAGCGCTTCAACAAGGGCAACGAAGCTCCCGGTGATGCTCGCGGTGCGTGTACCCCCGTCAGCCTGGATCACATCGCAGTCGATCCACAGCGTGCGCTCCCCGATCGTGTCGAGGTTGACAACCGCCCTTAGGGCCCTTCCTATGAGACGTTGTATTTCCTGCGTACGTCCCCCAACCTTTCCCTGGATTGATTCCCTGACGGTCCTTGACTGCGTGGCTCTCGGCAGCATTGCATACTCTGCGGTCAGCCAGCCCTTACCACTGTTCTTCAAAAATGCGGGTACCTTCTCTTCGATGCTCACCCCGCATATTACCTTGGTCTCCCCCATTTCCACCAGCACTGATCCGTCAGCGAATTTGAGGAAGTTCTTCGTTATCTTGAGTTCCCTGATCTTATCGTTCGCCCTGCCGTTGCCTCTCATGCGATATATCCCTTCGTAAGTAGTTCTGAATGCCCGAGTGTAATAATCCGAGCATCTCTCTCATCGCGTCCTGTTTGCATTCTATTCGCAGGAAGATACCCGGCATGTTCGCGCCTAATAGAGGAAAAAGGGGCACGTGCTTCACCTTCACCTGAAAAGAGGTTGCTACAGAGTCAGCAAGCATGCCTGAGTCTGCGGAATATTTCCCCTGCAAATCATCGATGGCGAAAAATCTGCGACCGGCCGAAGCATCAGGAGCAAATGGGGGAGTATCCTTCTGGAGTACGCCTCCACTCCCCTGTTCTTTCCGGTCCGTCATAGCCACCAGTACACTCTTGTTTGGGCCGGGCGCAAGCTCCATCGCGAGGAGGAACTTTGCCGGGCTCCTGTTGATTCTTGACATCTTCTCAAGATGCCGCTCCAGGTCGGACTCGCCCTGCTGATAGAGAACCTCATAGCCCTTTTCTTTTAAGAAATCCCTGGTCATCGACCAAAACTGTGGGTCCGTCCCTGTCACCTGGTATGCTGCAAAACTGTCGGCGCCCGAACAGAACTCGGCTCCCGCTGCAAACAGGACCACAGCGACAAGCAGGGCCAGGGTAGCTTTACAACCCATTACTTCTTGCTCACCTCACTCGCTTTCCTGTACAGGAAACCAATGAGCCATAGAGCGAAGAAGATGAGAAAAATGAAAAAGAAGACCCAAGCGAGTATGCCCACAAGATGAAAAAACAGCCAGAGAAAAAGTAGTGCAACCGAGGCGGCCAGACTCAGCAGCATGCCCAGCAGCACAATTGTGGAGCCGGCAAGAAGGTCTCTCAGGACGTGCGCCATTGCCTACCTGGACTCCAGGATGTATCGCTCCAAGCTCACCGCAGCCACCGCGCCGTCCCCCACTGCTGTCGAGATCTGTCTCAGGGACTTCCGGCGCGCGTCCCCTGCCACGTAGAGGCCCTCACTTTTGGTCCGCAAGTTTTCATCCGTCTCTATAAAGCCTGCGTCGTCCTTCTTCACGAGATCACCGAGAAAGCCTGTGTTGGGTCGTGACCCGACGTACACGAATATTCCGTCCACGGCTATCTCCGAAATCTCCCCTGTCTTTGTATCGCGCAGCCTGACCGCTTGAACCTGTTCTTTTCCTTTGATCTCGACAGGCACCTTATTCCAGAGAATCTCCATTTTGGGATTGTTGAAAGCACGCTCCCGGATAATCTTCTGCGCCCTCAGCGTATCTCTTCTGTGGACGACATACACTTTGCGCGCGAGATTTGCGAGCGTCAACCCCTCCTGTATTGCGGCATCTCCCCCGCCGATGACCGCGACATCCAGATCCCTGAAAAACATGCCATCACAGGTGGCGCAGTTCGATACCCCCCTGCCCATAAACTCTGCCTCTCCGGGAATATTTATTGCCACCGATTGGGTCCCCGCGGCCACGATGATGCCGAGAGACTCAATGCTCTCTTCGCCGGCACGCGTAATAAATTTCTTTCCCTGACGTGTTATTTCAGAGACCTGGCAGAAATCCTTGATGACCAGGCCAAATCGCTTCGCCTGAGCACTCATACGCTCCATCAATTCACGGCTGCCTATCCCTTCCGGAAAGCCGGGGTAGTTCTCCACATGCTCGTATTTCATAGGGGTCCCGCCAATTACGCCCTGCTCAACCAGAACCGCATCAATACCGGCTCTCATCAGGT
The sequence above is drawn from the Syntrophorhabdales bacterium genome and encodes:
- a CDS encoding 4Fe-4S cluster-binding domain-containing protein, whose amino-acid sequence is MGERKGGNSVTPSFISTVQELSRILPLRESEQIGISTVAGVYPFRIPFFYASLMDKENPLCPIRLQAVPSARELKVGGVSDPLGESTIGLTPSFLKRYPRRGVFLVSSECAMYCRFCNRKRAVGKGHVWEESSEETFRYLEKDKEISEVILSGGDPLMLAPARFTQILERLRSIK
- the pal gene encoding peptidoglycan-associated lipoprotein Pal, producing MKKTFLGLLLVTVFVTFSLAGCGCFIQAQKGEAPPPKPPEQQQVVGEEKKEVIVVPPPPPPPPAAPAAPAPMANIYFDFDKYNIRPGDAEILKKNVDWLKANPNTKVRIEGNCDERGTVEYNLALGQKRADAAKNYLTGLGVDGKRLDTISYGKERPVCTEHNEGCWAQNRRDAFVPVQ
- a CDS encoding 1-phosphofructokinase family hexose kinase, translating into MIYTIVLNPALDRIVDIDELLYDDVNTIIEETRLVSGKAIDISRVIRRLGGQSCLLGLAGGYNGFEVEGRLLAEGLVCELVRLSRETKTNIAIRQTRKNLRTIFSTADPQVSPIELSLFHDKVRDIPEDSFVVMSGSLVPGVSENFYAQIITALAGKNVRTILDADGEALKRGVESRPFLIKPNIHEFGRLVEKNVREVDDILDNIDSVLELVPHIVVSMGARGAVAVSRAERYHVVPPKVSVKSSMGAGDALVGGIVYSLSRGSSFIEAVTLGVACGTASTLNGAGGFCSLEDTEKIRKEVLVKNF
- a CDS encoding LemA family protein, with amino-acid sequence MKRAAIALSLIVGLAALSGCGYNTMQAQEEAVFAAWADVEAAYQRRADLIPNLVEVVKGYAKYEGDTLTAVTEARSKVGSMKVSKEMLSDPQAFDRFQQAQGQLGGALSRLLVVVEKYPDLKANQSFLDLQNQLEGTENRINVARVRYNKAVQEFNTSIRTFPNSLTNSVLLHLTRKEPFKADEGARVAPKVKF
- a CDS encoding TPM domain-containing protein yields the protein MRRLVLLILLLLIPCSADALDVPPLRAHINDYARMFSPQTVQAMERALADFEARESTQIAVLTIPTLAGENLEEFSIKVAEAWKVGWKGLDSGVILLIAEKERKIRIEVGRGLEGRLTDLLSGRIIRNEITPHFKTGDYDGGLRAGLIAIMSAVKGEYGPLTQDIHHSRRSTPPIFGLLIFLFVILIFLGSMSRVLGGIAGAVGLPIVAHIAFSGLSLIMLAGLGAVGLFAGLIMSLLFAGGYSSGRGTRGGGPFTGGFWGGGFGEGAGGGGFGGGDSGGFSGGGGSFGGGGSSGDW
- a CDS encoding radical SAM protein; translated protein: MALTLSYKVRNGGRAVRRWVIPYLNSRIHNGDFRPVLCYLYTEWKCNIDCHYCFQFDNHKAGMDLETAKSAIDWLKSIGCRVIPLMGGEPLLRKEFILEVIRYGSDNGFFMYLPTNGYLLDEEFIDEMGRAGVAAVNLAVDCVAPRKGLPKALLAIEPQFRYLIERQKEHGYLVFFNINICRTNIKDVRMLTEIAHQNQIGTDYHLNEPPHGFVDLEHYSHMKNELWVTPDKYDEVDELLDWLAQKQLEGWPMVNSIEHLKAFKDRMRGHLRIWDCRAGRNGGLIRPDGTLSPCFDMITYEHDWGRIWDPHFDHGELQKLKEKCRPFCSSTCYHTMGHYYQLSAVPQWVRKHMRVG
- the rdgB gene encoding RdgB/HAM1 family non-canonical purine NTP pyrophosphatase, translating into MHDLIIATSNQGKFREITEALKGQFVSFYSLSDLKDRGDVVEDQPSYAENAWKKARKIGNRFGIDTLADDSGLEVDALGGRPGIYSSRYAVTDNKRIDRLLSELSGVEDQDRSAIFKAVLAFYMPAEGRGFLFYGSLRGRIGYERKGTGGFGFDPIFLLPESGKYLAELSLEEKNRVSHRGKALASFSSFLSRSYGFHPGR
- the rph gene encoding ribonuclease PH, whose protein sequence is MRGNGRANDKIRELKITKNFLKFADGSVLVEMGETKVICGVSIEEKVPAFLKNSGKGWLTAEYAMLPRATQSRTVRESIQGKVGGRTQEIQRLIGRALRAVVNLDTIGERTLWIDCDVIQADGGTRTASITGSFVALVEALWHMKKRGIIDKIPLRDSVAAVSVGLVGGEILLDLAFHEDSSAEVDMNFVMTGKGMLVEVQGTAEKTPFSKELFDVMYDYAHRGIVEITRLQKIALGPHFPV
- the trxB gene encoding thioredoxin-disulfide reductase; its protein translation is MSEFHEAVIIGGGPAGLTAGIYLMRAGIDAVLVEQGVIGGTPMKYEHVENYPGFPEGIGSRELMERMSAQAKRFGLVIKDFCQVSEITRQGKKFITRAGEESIESLGIIVAAGTQSVAINIPGEAEFMGRGVSNCATCDGMFFRDLDVAVIGGGDAAIQEGLTLANLARKVYVVHRRDTLRAQKIIRERAFNNPKMEILWNKVPVEIKGKEQVQAVRLRDTKTGEISEIAVDGIFVYVGSRPNTGFLGDLVKKDDAGFIETDENLRTKSEGLYVAGDARRKSLRQISTAVGDGAVAAVSLERYILESR